Genomic window (Actinomycetes bacterium):
CTCCGCACCTCGCAGTTACCCGCGACGCACGTCAGGGTGGGGACGGACCTCGGACACTGGCCCGGGACTACACCCTCGACATCGAGCCTCCCACCGGCGAGTTCACTCGCAACGTGCGCCCTCGCGTCGCACCGCTCATCGTCCCCTTCAACCCCAGCAGCAACCGGTCGTTGAACTCCATCGGGTCGTAGATGCCGTCGGCGTCGACCAGCAGCGTGTCGGTCAGCCGGGCCAGCTCCAGCAGCCGCGTGAACTCCGCCGAGGAGCGCGCCAGCCGCGAGACCTCCAGGCCAAACACCGCACCGACCTCGCCCAGGCCCACCCGCGACAGCAGCTCCCGGAATCCCTGGCGTTGGCTGCCGAAGCGGCCCGAGATGCCCAGGTCGGCGTCCACGACCACGACCTGCTGCGCCGTCCAGCCCAGCTCGGCCGCGACCGCAGCCAGGCCGTACTGGCGCTGGGTGGATTCGGTGTGGGCGCGGACCTGCCCCGGTGTCGACTGGCGCACGTACACCAGCGCCAGTCGTGCGATGTGCGTCGGGGTGATCTTGGCCAGCCCGTTCACCGTCGCCTCCCCGCAGCCGCGCCTCGACCATGTTGGCCACGGCCATGGTCGCCTGCCGGCGGTCCCATCCCCCCATGGCGTCCCGCTCCCTGTGGGCCACCACCCCGACGTCCCATTCCCACCTCTTCAGCGTGAATGGAACAATCGTGTCTCAGCGTGTCGAGCAGTGCACGCAGGGCGGTCAATCCCTCAACCGACAGCCGCGCCCGTTCCGGTGGCGGCCCCCGGTCGGTCCACTCCTGCCGCAACGACACCCGACGCACGCCATCGACCTCACACACCAGCACCAGGCCCCTGCCCGTGCGCAGCGCATACAGCACCGGCAGCTGGCGCCCGGCCAACGGGTGGAAGGGATGGGTGACCACCAGTGAACCGCACCGAGAACCGGACGGGCGCATCGTATGGAGTGACGATTCCGGCCAACGTGGATCGGGAGGATCGGCTGCTGGCTGGGCTGACCGCGCGGCAGCTCGCCATCCTCGCCACGGCGGCGCTGGTCGCCTGGGTGC
Coding sequences:
- a CDS encoding recombinase family protein; amino-acid sequence: MNGLAKITPTHIARLALVYVRQSTPGQVRAHTESTQRQYGLAAVAAELGWTAQQVVVVDADLGISGRFGSQRQGFRELLSRVGLGEVGAVFGLEVSRLARSSAEFTRLLELARLTDTLLVDADGIYDPMEFNDRLLLGLKGTMSGATRGRTLRVNSPVGGSMSRV